The genomic region TCATTATACTAGGACAGTCCATCCACTAAATTAGGTCATTACCTTTCCCTTGTAATCAGAACGCCCTGATGCATCCCTGGTGTGACCTTGTCTACCTCACTGACATCATGGCTGACTTCCACTGTCATGTCTTCTTCCCGCAGTTTGACCAAAGCATTTTTAGAAAACAAGAGAGGTGAGGAAGCATATTTAATTCTCTGCTCTCTTGGCTCTAAGCAGTGCAGCACTGTTTCCTTACATTTTGGACTGTTTTGATAAGTGGATATATTCTCTGTTCAGACTGACCAGGTCCACTCCATACACGTCAGGCCAAGTGTTAGAAAGCATCATCAATCTGTCTAAATTGTCCCTTTGTTTCCCTTAACCTCAAACTAGGTTTCCTGGAGTACCAAATGAGATTCAAGAGGAGAATGGGGTTAAATTTCAATTTGAAGTTTTCAAGAGGGAGATCTGTGGAGCTGAATAAATACAAACGTTCTGACTATTCTTTGTCAGACCTTCAGTGCCTTTTTTAACTGGCATTATGGATTGAGATGTTAAGTTGATGTCGGTTTCTCCCCATGTATATCCCCATGTATATCCCCATGTATATCCCCATGTATATCCCCATGTATATCCCCATGTATATCCCCATGTATATCCCCATGTATATCCCGTTTTATTTTGATCATGTTTATTCAGATCTACTCGTGAAACTAACATACAATGTAGTGAAGAACTGTATGAATGCACTAAACAATGTTTACTACACCACATACAATAAGAAGGGTATCCTATCGGAACCTTGTGTTCTGTTGTCCAGTGCAATTCTAATAAAAAATCATTATCCATCTGTATATTACAAATGCCTCACTCTGCCTCTCATCTCATGTGTCTGTGACTGCATCAGCACAGTTCTATAACACTCATGAATCAAATTAGTCAACATGTCCATCCCAGTCAGATTTGTTACTGTTAGTCATGTCATGTGTTGTCAAATACAGACAGATTTTCATGTTTGCCCCAGACGATTGAGCCACTGCTGTCCCATATAGTGGCCTTCCTTGTCTGATGCATAATCAATCCCCTGttatcctctcccctcatctgTAATATTCTGCAAGGTCCAAACCAATGGCTCTCTCTGAGTCAGAGCCTACGTCAGAGCAAGAGTGGCCTGGGGTGAGTCATAGCAACATGGGCaccagggttgtgtgtgtgtgtgtgtgggtgtgtgtgtgtgtgtgtgtgggggggggttgttccTGGAAGTGCCCATGTTGCTATGACTCACCCCATGCCACTCTTGCTCTAACGTATGCTCTGATATTTATGACGATTTATGACTGAAGATTTCATATCATATGGCAATTTACGGTATGGAGTTACCATCCTGGAATGGTGTTAATACTTGTAATTATGATGATTTCAAAAGTGTTTCATGTCAACTGGTGCTTTAAATGATACAGGAAATATATATTATTGAACGTTTATTCCAAATGATGTTTCTTGAAAGGTGTTGGAAAGCCATTAGATTTCTTGCAAATGTTTACTATTGAAGAATGTCTGCAATGTAGTGATGTAAGTTGTAATGATACTTAAATACAGTTCCTTTAAATTCTTCAACTTGCCCTGATATTGTATTTGTCATCATGGCTAATCAAATACTTGTCATCAGTAATAATtcattcaactccatctttcagtATACAGTGTTTGAGTAAGTGATCCTCTAGATGGAGACACAAGACAGGACATGGGTACGAGTGGGTACGGCCCCTGAAACCAATTTCCGTTTTCCCTCCCTCTTATTACAACATTTATCCAATGTCATGGATGTGGATAGGATGTGGTATGTGAACCAGTTTCTTAGAACTTTACTTAAACTGACTGATTACTGTCAGACAGATTAGGACCTTATGTCCTCTATATAATTGTGTATCAAAGAACTTCTTGTCCACATCCACTCAGACAACTTGTGTATACCACAACACAACGGAAATTATTATATGCAAATGTATCCCAGAAGGGTCACCTTTACTGAGGGACATTAtcgatatgtcccaaatggcacctaaatcctcatgggccctggtcaaaagtagtgcttacatagggaatagagtgtcatttgggacgcacattATGGGATATCCTGGTATTATAACAGCTGAGGAGAAAGATGCTTAGCCGTGGTCTCTGAGCACACATTCATTCTCCAAGTCCTACTGACCTCAGACATTGAATATTTACCACCTTAATACTCTACAATGCTATCGCTGCAGCTGAAAATCATACATTTTAATTGCAGGTGTCATCTATTTTCATATTTACCCTGATTTATGCCCCATAAAAACAATGTGTAACCCTGGCTAATAATACCGGGTGTCACATTTGAAATGAAAAATAACAATTTATACTGCCTCTTATTAACCTCTCCTGCTTTAAGAGATAATTCAGACTGACATAGTCGCCGTAGGGCAGCAGACAGGACGTGGTGACAGTGGATCATCATTGAGAGCGaacaaggaagagagagggagaaaaaagtgAAAACGGAATTTGCATTTATACACTTCGCATGGTCTTGTTCATTACACTCAAATGGAAGCAAACCTTTTAACAGAAAACATACTGTATTTGAGCTCATAAAACAAGTTCAGGTTGTACCAGAAGAGGTCAGTGGGTAGTACTCTGTTTTAAAATGATGGCACCAATTTGGAGGTTACTGAATATAACTCAGTGTGACAACATATGAGGGAGAAGTCACTGACATTGAAACCAACTGTAGAAAATAAAAGTGAACTTTTGGGACAGCAATATGTCCCCAAACATATCCTTATAGCCGGCTAGTTCTGAAATTGTACATGACTCGGAACGAGACCAAATCATATAAAAATACCCTTTGGAGAACCCAAATTCATTAACATGTACATATCATTTTGTTATTGCCATGATTACAGCAGTCTTGATAAGCTGGATCCCCCCTCTGGTCAGACTATAGACGCATCTGAAATGGCCCCAATtcactagggctctggtcagactATAGAggaatctgaaatggcacccaattcactagggctctggtcagactATAGACGCATCTGAAATGGCCCCAATtcactagggctctggtcagactATAGacgcatctgaaatggcaccctattcactagggctctggtcagactATAGAagaatctgaaatggcacccaattcactagggctctggtcagactATAGACGCATCTGAAATGGCCCCAATtcactagggctctggtcagactATAGAAGCGTCTGAAATGGCCCCAATTCACTAGAGCTCTGGTCAGACTATAGAAGCGTCTGAAATGGCCCCAATtcactagggctctggtcagactATAGAAGCATCTGAAATGGCCCCAATtcactagggctctggtcagactATAGaagcatctgaaatggcaccctattcactagggctctggtcagactATAGaagcatctgaaatggcaccctattcactagggctctggtcaaaagtagttctctataggcaatagggtgctgGTTCAGATGCTGCCAAAGTTTGTTGGTTGGCAGTGAGCTAGAAACCTTGAAGCATAAAGTCATGACTTTGTTAGCTGTGCTGCTCATTCCCCATTAAAAAGCACTCTGAGCATGTTTCAAGGGCTCCAGCAGGCTTTAAATTCTCAGCAAGGCCTTTAAAATAAGCTTACAGTACAGTATTTGGGGTAGGCCTATATGCTCAGCAAGGCCGCATAGTGATTTTTACCCTGAATTAACTTGCGCACTAATCTAAAACCAGGGCTGGTGTAAGGCAGGTAAAAACTGACCAAATCAGTTTCTGCACATATTCAATGCAACTCCACTTCAGTTCTCAATACAAGCCAAGTTGGTAGCTACATTTGAAAGATCAATATCAGTTCTATACCCATGACAAATCAgacatgacagtgtgtgttaGACCTAGTTTTATTAGGATGTTTTAAGGGGGTTATTTTGACACATATTGGCTTCAATACACAGGCAATTCCCAACACACAGCAAAACATCTGTTTAACACGTATTCAACATTGCCTCATAATATCCAAATATTATTGTTATTCTAATAGTATTTAAATATTGCACAGATAAAATGATGCGTTGCCTCTTTCAAGGTAACCTTATCTCCAGGCTAAATGCCTTTggggaggaattgtctgctgtgCAAGACTACTTTCAAGGCAAGCTCGTCTCCTAAACTAAGTAATACCATTCAGCTGAAAGAAAATCCTGATTCAAGTTCTCCCTATGGTGATATAAGAATGTTCTGCATTTTAAACCATGAAATCAAGATCAATCATCACCCTTTAACGGGGCAACAGGGTTGAAGAGTGGTCTTTCCCGTCGCAGCTGCAGTTTACCAGAACTCATCTCAAAGTCCTTCTTAGTGCCGTTGAGGGCCTGTAGGCTGCCTGTCCGTACATCATAGCCATATGACCGCAGTGTTTGGATCCGGTAACTTACAATCTGTGTGGTCAGCTCCAGAACGGTCggagtctgtgtaatctgagccATAGTGACTCCAGCTCTGAGCAGGCCCTCGAAGCGTTCAGCCAGGATGACCTCAGGGTAGTAAAGCAAGGCTGGGCAGTTGAGGACCATGTCCCGGAGCTCAGCCTCTGAGCAGCCCAGGGTCTCCTGCGAGTAGGCCAGGGTGTGGCGCATGCTGTCCGGGTTGAGCTCGACAACAAACCCCCTGAGTTtggagaggaggcggaggagctCTGAGGTGGTGAAACCCCGGTCTCTGAGGAACAGCAGGTTGTCCCTCAGCACCTCCGGGGGCTTGAGGAGGACAAAGGGGTTCTGACTGAGCAGCTTCTGCAGCCAGATCTTCATGTTAGCTGCGTCGCCCCCCAGCTCCAGATAGGCCTGCTGCAGGGTGCAGACCATCTCCTTGTTCTGCCCCACGGGGCAGCTGAAACTCTGGGGGGCGCTGGCCATCAGCTTGGTGACAATGCGCTTGTTTAGGTGTAAACTCTGGAAAAAGTCGATGTTGGCCCTCTGGTTGGCGTGGTGACTGGAGGTAAAGAAGGAGGCGGGAAACTTCTCAATGATGCccactaggtctctctctctggggcagatGGACCTCCACAGCTCCCtctgggcctgctgctgctccgGGCTGCAGAGGACCGCCTCGGGGTAGAGCTCCAGGACCCGGGCAATCATGGGCCCCTCTGCTCCCATGTCCCGCAGCAGGCTGGCTGTCTCACTCACATAGGCAGGGCTCTGATGCAGGACCCAGCCCTTGAGCTGGCGGATCTTCTGGATGTCCACAGAAAGGTCATAGAGGGCTTCCACGGTCACCTGGTTCTCTGCTGTGCCTCCCGGGTTTGAGAAGGCCCTGAGAGGGGGGAGACGTTGAATCCGCTGACAGTGGCGGCATAGCAACGTTGTGACAAATCGCAACATGGGTGCACAGTCACAGACCATGCAGGTCTGACCTAGGGGTGATATAACAAAAATAGTAATATGACCTTTCCTTTTCTAGATAGCTTGCTACAGACTCTTGACtataaaaatacaaaacatatatttttttgtgaatcaAAACAAAGGGAACATAAACTAAGCACTTAACAACTTAGTAATAATGAAGAATTGTACAAATATCACATCAGTCATATGGTCATAACGTTGGTCTGTCAATGTCTGAGTTAGTCATCTAGCTAAGGttagctaaattagctagctgCCTTGACAGCTATGATAGGTTGTTAAAGGCAAGCAGGAACAATTGTGATGATATCCGACGATGCTGGGAAGACAAAACTATTGCAAACTGACAACTGATTCAATTAAAATGCATGTTCATTTATTTCCCTTGTACTTTCCAAACAGAAACAAAAGAGAAGTACATCACAGTACCTGAGTTTGTTAGCAGCGTTCAGCGGATGTGACGTTTCGTTATGAAACTGAACTATGCTTCTTTGGTGTATGGCTGTGTGGTACTAGCTGCAGATGTACCACAGCGCAACTAAGTGTACAAAAACGGTAATGCACAGCTGACACTATGCAAAAATCTAAACTCATCACTCCAGCCACTGAAAGGCAGACTAAAACTATTCCAGCTTAAAATGGATACTAAACTAAGTTTACATAGATCATATAGATCACAGAAGAGATGTAATGTAGCAATGCTTTTCTTCTGCTTCTGACTAAACTTGCTTGTAGGAAGCAGAGCAGTAACAACCCCCAGTATCCTTCTCTTATCTTCTTATCTTTTCATTCCACCATCAGAGCTCTGGTCTTGCACCATACACTTCCAGTAATTAGGGTATTTTGGCAAAtgtatatttcaaatcaaatagcAGTCGATGCATCTCAGACGCAGCAACATACGGGACAGACACTGATCACAGTAATCAGCACAGAGCTAAACTGGAGTGAACAGAGAGGGAAAGTTTCTCACAGTTGGGGCTTAATCACACTGCTTGATCACCAGCTCCACAGGCTGTTCTTCCAGCCCAGTTCAGGAAATATATGTAGCTTCCCAATCTGGTGACTGAGAGGAAATTGGAGCTCATTATTGTAAGTCTGCATAATATTTAAAGGCACCTGAGGATAATGGCTTGAatgcaggcagccaggcaggtaCTATGGCA from Oncorhynchus masou masou isolate Uvic2021 chromosome 22, UVic_Omas_1.1, whole genome shotgun sequence harbors:
- the LOC135509181 gene encoding transcription termination factor 2, mitochondrial-like encodes the protein MVCDCAPMLRFVTTLLCRHCQRIQRLPPLRAFSNPGGTAENQVTVEALYDLSVDIQKIRQLKGWVLHQSPAYVSETASLLRDMGAEGPMIARVLELYPEAVLCSPEQQQAQRELWRSICPRERDLVGIIEKFPASFFTSSHHANQRANIDFFQSLHLNKRIVTKLMASAPQSFSCPVGQNKEMVCTLQQAYLELGGDAANMKIWLQKLLSQNPFVLLKPPEVLRDNLLFLRDRGFTTSELLRLLSKLRGFVVELNPDSMRHTLAYSQETLGCSEAELRDMVLNCPALLYYPEVILAERFEGLLRAGVTMAQITQTPTVLELTTQIVSYRIQTLRSYGYDVRTGSLQALNGTKKDFEMSSGKLQLRRERPLFNPVAPLKGDD